A genome region from Erigeron canadensis isolate Cc75 chromosome 3, C_canadensis_v1, whole genome shotgun sequence includes the following:
- the LOC122590650 gene encoding alpha-1,3-arabinosyltransferase XAT3-like translates to MIQVITICFCLLLIPLAFLATYKTPSDQWKIWFPNRLLPNGEQDSLKHLLGRLVRGNDRNKLETTRFACDRAPHSVVCVANQQVRIETANLEVHMRSYNQTETLVQPYARQEDKELMRYITPVHILREKTTVTPKYCYYTHKVPVIVFSSGLIGNLFHEFSEIIIPLFITTRHFQSNVQFMVTDYQPWFVQKYNSVLTQLSRYQVIRTGSNTSDHCFPGAVIGLRFHDNLAVNPNSIPGGYTMLDFKQFLRDAYSLKVKNANEIQKPILLLISRKTSRTFVNENEMVQMMEDTGFQVIVTEIKDMFNLDKFARVVNSCKVMVGAHGAGLTNGVFLPQGAVLIQVVPYALTWASETYFGQPAPKMGLKYLEYKTVAEESSLIGSYGPNDPVITDPQSLYSKGYQVVRAIYVDGQNMTINLSRFRATLVEALVHLGHPYPPN, encoded by the exons ATGATACAAGTCATAACAATCTGCTTCTGCTTATTACTTATCCCTCTTGCATTTTTGGCAACCTATAAGACACCCTCCGAtcaat GGAAGATATGGTTTCCGAACCGTCTTTTGCCCAATGGAGAACAAGATTCTCTAAAGCATCTTCTCGGGAGACTCGTAAGAG GAAATGATCGAAACAAGCTAGAAACTACCAGGTTTGCATGTGATCGTGCACCTCACTCAGTTGTCTGTGTGGCAAATCAACAAGTAAGAATTGAAACGGCTAACTTAGAAGTTCATATGCGTTCTTACAATCAAACTGAGACTCTGGTTCAACCGTATGCAAGGCAAGAAGATAAAGAACTCATGAGGTACATAACACCTGTTCATATATTACGGGAGAAGACCACGGTAACACCCAAATATTGCTATTACACCCATAAAGTCCCTGTTATAGTTTTCTCATCTGGGCTTATCGGAAACCTCTTTCATGAATTCAGTGAGATCATCATCCCATTATTCATCACTACTCGCCATTTTCAATCCAATGTACAATTCATGGTTACTGATTACCAGCCCTGGTTTGTCCAAAAATATAACAGTGTTCTCACACAATTGTCACGTTATCAAGTGATAAGGACAGGTTCAAATACAAGTGATCATTGCTTTCCAGGAGCAGTAATCGGGCTTAGATTCCATGACAACTTGGCAGTGAATCCCAACTCTATTCCAGGAGGCTACACAATGCTAGATTTCAAGCAATTCTTAAGAGACGCATACAGTCTGAAAGTCAAAAACGCAAATGAAATCCAGAAGCCGATTTTGCTTCTTATTTCTAGAAAAACATCAAGAACATTTGTAAACGAAAACGAAATGGTTCAAATGATGGAAGATACGGGGTTTCAAGTGATCGTCACAGAGATCAAAGATATGTTTAATCTGGATAAGTTCGCAAGGGTGGTCAACTCATGCAAGGTTATGGTTGGTGCACATGGTGCAGGTCTAACAAATGGAGTTTTCTTACCTCAAGGGGCGGTGCTCATCCAGGTTGTGCCTTATGCACTCACATGGGCCTCTGAAACCTACTTTGGCCAACCAGCACCAAAAATGGGGTTAAAGTACTTGGAATACAAGACTGTAGCAGAGGAGAGCTCCTTGATTGGTTCATATGGACCAAATGATCCTGTAATTACTGATCCTCAATCTTTATACTCAAAAGGTTATCAAGTCGTACGCGCTATTTATGTTGATGGGCAGAATATGACGATTAATCTTTCAAGATTTCGGGCCACATTAGTTGAAGCCCTTGTACATCTTGGACATCCATATCCTCCAAATTGA
- the LOC122593573 gene encoding aspartate carbamoyltransferase, chloroplastic-like produces the protein MSSAMYSTLRGTTLALNYSKNSADDSIKSGFLSKKQTLHFKNYLSANTQRLDRIQCRALEVETVRTFLKGDKFELHDVIEAQQFDRDILSAVFEVAREMETIEKKSRGSQILNGFLMSTLFYEPSTRTRLSFESAMKRLGGEVLTTENAREFSSAAKGETLEDTIRTVEGYSDIIVMRHFESGAARRAALTANIPVINAGDGPGQHPTQALLDVYTIEREIGKLDGIKVALVGDLANGRTVRSLAYLLAKYNNVKIYFVSPEVVKMKEDIKEYLTSKGVEWEESADLKEVALKCDVVYQTRIQRERFGERTDLYDAARGKYIIDRDVLAVMQKHAIVMHPLPRLDEITVDVDDDPRAAYFRQAKNGLFIRMALLKLLLLGW, from the exons ATGTCTTCTGCGATGTATTCTACCTTGCGTGGCACCACACTTGCTCTTAATTATAGCAAGAACTCTGCTGATGATTCCATTAAGTCCGGTTTCTTGAGTAAAAAGCAGACACTGCATTTTAAGAACTATCTGTCAGCTAATACTCAAAGGCTGGATAGAATTCAATGTAGGGCGTTAGAGGTGGAAACTGTCCGAACCTTTTTGAAGGGAGACAAATTTGAACTACATGATGTTATTGAAGCACAACAATTTGATAGAGATATACTCAGTGCAGTATTTGAAGTCGCACGTGAAATGGAAACCATTGAGAAGAAGTCACGTGGAAGCCAGATTCTCAATGGTTTCTTAATGTCTACTCTCTTTTACGAGCCTTCTACTAGGACTAGACTTTCATTTGAGTCGGCGATGAAAAGGTTAGGTGGTGAAGTGTTGACAACGGAAAACGCACGAGAGTTCTCTTCTGCTGCAAAAGGAGAAACACTGGAAG ATACGATTAGAACCGTGGAAGGGTATTCAGATATAATCGTGATGAGGCACTTTGAAAGTGGTGCTGCTAGAAGAGCAGCACTGACAGCTAATATTCCTGTTATTAATGCTGGTGATGGGCCAGGTCAGCATCCTACTCAG GCTCTTCTTGATGTGTACACTATTGAAAGAGAGATAGGAAAGCTGGATGGGATTAAGGTTGCACTTGTTGGGGATCTTGCTAACGGCCGAACAGTTCGCTCCCTTGCATATCTTCTAGCCAAGTATAATAACGTGAAAATTTACTTTGTTTCACCTGAGGTTGTAAAGATGAAG GAGGACATTAAAGAGTACTTAACATCAAAGGGAGTGGAATGGGAAGAAAGTGCAGATCTAAAGGAAGTAGCATTGAAGTGTGACGTGGTGTATCAAACGCGCATACAGAGAGAGCGTTTTGGTGAGAGAACTGATCTCTATGATGCAGCCCGTGGCAAATACATTATTGATCGTGATGTCTTGGCTGTCATGCAGAAGCATGCTATTGTCATGCATCCTCTCCCAAGGCTTGATGAG ATAACGGTGGATGTCGATGACGATCCTAGGGCTGCCTACTTTAGACAAGCAAAAAATGGACTCTTCATTAGAATGGCTTTGTTGAAGCTCTTACTTCTTGGTTGGTGA
- the LOC122592395 gene encoding small ubiquitin-related modifier 1-like, giving the protein MSGNEEDKKPAAAAGGEHINLKVKGQDGNEVFFRIKRSTQLKKLMNAYCDRQSVELNSIAFLFDGRRLRAEQTPDELEMEEGDEIDAMLHQTGGGVDF; this is encoded by the exons ATGTCTGGAAACGAAGAAGACAAGAAGCCAGCCGCCGCCGCTGGAGGCGAACACATCAATCTCAAAGTTAAAGGCCAG GATGGGAATGAAGTATTTTTCAGGATTAAGCGTAGCACCCAGCTTAAGAAGTTAATGAACGCATACTGTGATCGTCAATCTGTGGAGCTCAACTCCATTGCTTTCTTATTTGATGGCCGTCGCCTTCGCGCTGAGCAGACTCCTGATGAG TTGGAAATGGAGGAGGGTGATGAGATAGATGCTATGCTGCACCAGACAGGGGGTGGTGTTGACTTCTGA
- the LOC122593926 gene encoding ribose-phosphate pyrophosphokinase 1-like produces MASVAFCSGNLTSAHKFRSVIPCTRNPSISCKVSFEENGKPGVQSLTSNQEALPKLFTPYKSERYPVKKDESKLRVFSGTANPALSKEIACYMGLDLGDIKIKCFADGEIYVQLCESVRGCDVFLVQPTCPPASENLMELLVMIDACRRASAKTVTAVIPYFGYARADRKNQGRESISAKLVANLITEAGADRVLACDLHSGQSIGYFDIPVNHIHGQPVILDYLASKTICAEDLVVVSPDVGGVARARAFAKKLSDAPLAIVDKRRHGHNVAEVMNLIGDVKGKVAVMVDDMIDTAGTISKGAALLHHEGAREVYACCTHGVFSPPAIERLSSGLFQEVIITNSIPVSEQNYFPQLTILSVANLVGEAIWRVHDDYAGAFEHFSGLGID; encoded by the exons atggctTCTGTTGCATTCTGTTCTGGAAATCTAACAAGTGCTCACAAATTTCGTTCCGTCATCCCTTGTACAAGAAACCCCTCGATT AGCTGCAAGGTCAGTTTTGAGGAAAATGGGAAGCCTGGTGTACAAAGCCTCACTAGCAACCAGGAAGCACTTCCTAAACTTTTTACTCCATACAAATCCGAGAGATATCCAGTGAAGAAAGATGAATCCAAACTTCGGGTTTTTTCGGGAACTGCCAACCCCGCACTATCTAAG GAAATTGCATGCTACATGGGTCTGGACCTTGGAGATATCAAGATAAAATGTTTTGCAGATGGTGAAATATACGTTCAGTTGTGTGAAAGTGTCAGAGGGTGTGATGTATTTCTTGTGCAACCAACATGTCCTCCTGCAAGTGAGAATCTCATGGAGCTTTTAGTAATGATAGATGCCTGTCGAAGGGCATCTGCAAAAACTGTTACTGCAGTTATCCCATACTTCGGATACGCAAGAGCTGATCGCAAG AATCAAGGGCGAGAATCAATTTCAGCTAAGCTTGTTGCCAATCTTATAACGGAAGCTGGGGCAGATCGTGTTCTTGCTTGTGATCTGCATTCAGGGCAATCTATAGGCTATTTTGACATTCCAGTTAATCACATACATGGTCAG CCGGTCATACTTGATTACCTCGCCAGCAAGACCATATGTGCTGAGGATTTAGTAGTGGTGTCCCCAGATGTTGGTGGGGTTGCTAGAGCTCGAGCTTTTGCGAAGAAATTATCGGATGCACCGTTGGCCATTGTTGATAAACGGCGTCATGGACACAATGTGGCAGAG GTGATGAATTTAATTGGTGATGTAAAGGGTAAAGTAGCAGTTATGGTGGATGACATGATCGACACTGCTG GTACGATCTCGAAAGGAGCAGCGTTGTTGCATCATGAAGGTGCAAGGGAAGTTTATGCATGCTGTACACATGGTGTCTTTAG TCCTCCAGCAATTGAAAGATTGTCAAGTGGTCTTTTCCAAGAGGTGATTATCACAAATTCAATTCCGGTGTCTGAGCAGAACTACTTTCCACAGCTGACTATCTTATCTGTAGCAAATCTAGTTGGAGAGGCCATCTGGCGTGTTCATGATGACTATGCT GGAGCTTTTGAACATTTTTCTGGCTTGGGTATTGATTGA
- the LOC122590695 gene encoding craniofacial development protein 2-like, producing MRKLSSKLLISHVIAMAMLLNNNSNGTGRHRGVNARVKRTFRLRLGSWNVGTLKGKLLELENALARCKTDIACFQETKWTGKSTRDGNGFKLWYSGAPKSINGVGIIMTDRLKDFSGRSEGEKKSFWDSLDELVRSCPDDQRLVLGGDLNGHIGVQSDGYPGVHGGLGFGQRNEEGRKILKFATAHDLVIANSFFRKRKSQLITFQSGGNETQIDYFLVRKGDFRACKDFKVLPKEGCYSQHKLLMLDLFLIRRATKTEKAVTPRILWKNLMGEAAETFKSTTSARFSLEI from the exons GGGACGGGCAGGCATAGGGGGGTTAATGCTAGAGTAAAGAGAACCTTTAGGCTTAGATTAGGGAGCTGGAATGTAGGTACACTTAAGGGAAAACTTTTAGAGCTAGAAAACGCTTTGGCTAGATGTAAAACAGACATTGCGTGTTTTCAGGAAACTAAGTGGACAGGTAAAAGCACTAGAGATGGGAATGGATTCAAGCTTTGGTATTCTGGAGCGCCTAAGTCGATAAATGGAGTAGGGATCATCATGACAGATCGACTTAAAGACTTT TCAGGCCGGAGTGAAGGAGAGAAGAAGAGTTTTTGGGACTCACTGGATGAGCTCGTGAGGAGTTGCCCGGATGACCAACGACTAGTTTTAGGAGGAGACTTAAATGGGCATATAGGAGTACAGTCAGACGGATACCCGGGTGTACACGGGGGTTTAGGATTTGGTCAGAGGAATGAAGAGGGACGCAAGATATTGAAATTCGCTACTGCGCATGACCTGGTAATAGCAAACTCGTTCTTCCGAAAGAGGAAATCTCAACTGATTACCTTCCAGAGCGGCGGCAATGAAACGCAGATCGACTACTTCCTGGTGCGTAAAGGAGACTTCAGGGCTTGTAAAGATTTCAAGGTCCTCCCTAAAGAGGGTTGCTACTCCCAACATAAACTACTAATGTTGGATTTATTCTTGATTAGACGAGCAACCAAGACAGAGAAGGCTGTAACGCCAAGAATCCTTTGGAAAAACCTTATGGGTGAAGCAGCAGAGACGTTTAAATCAACAACCAGCGCGAGGTTCTCATTAGAGATTTAA
- the LOC122590651 gene encoding ribonuclease 3-like protein 2 → MWSPDSSSSPPEKTYGVEIIGKDESAADEGGMMEDSVRAVERILKYKFAKKELLEQALTHSSSSSSSYERLEFMGDAALCLAISNMFYLTYPDLDPGQLSILRAANLSTEKLARVAVKHHFYKYIKHNAIDVLNHMVWDFVKVVQEEEDRMVVHGGQMKAPKVLADIVESIAGAIYEDCGWDLNFMWKVMRELLEPLVMLKVLEKQPQPITMLFELCNKDGKQVEIKHEKNGDKIIATVYVNGGSVASASSDNKVNAKLHAAEAALCILTRPNTNEHIYGDYNEDTEIEGAKQKIYGLCNKRKWPKPSYRVEQEGPAHARIYISSVQVHASDGELLVKGNKRSRVKDAENSAASKMYYRLQKSGHI, encoded by the exons ATGTGGTCACCAGATAGTAGTTCATCACCACCGGAAAAGACATACGGCGTGGAGATCATCGGAAAAGATGAATCGGCGGCGGATGAAGGAGGCATGATGGAAGATTCGGTGAGAGCTGTAGAAAGAATACTGAAATACAAATTCGCAAAAAAAGAATTGTTAGAACAAGCCCTGacgcattcttcttcttcttcaagtagtTATGAAAGGCTTGAGTTTATGGGGGATGCGGCTCTTTGTCTCGCTATATCCAACATGTTTTACTTGACATACCCGGATCTTGACCCTGGCCAACTCTCCATCCTCCGTGCTGCTAATCTTAGCACCGAAAAACTCGCACGTGTTGCTGTCAAGCATCACTTTTATAAGTACATCAAACATAATGCAATTGATGTTCTCAATCATATG GTATGGGATTTTGTCAAAGTggttcaagaagaagaagacaggATGGTGGTGCACGGTGGGCAAATGAAAGCACCCAAAGTTCTTGCCGATATCGTTGAATCAATCGCTGGAGCCATATACGAAGATTGCGGATGGGACTTGAATTTCATGTGGAAG GTAATGAGAGAGTTACTTGAACCGTTAGTGATGTTAAAAGTCCTGGAGAAACAACCACAACCTATTACAATGCTGTTTGAGCTGTGTAACAAGGATGGGAAGCAAGTTGAAATAAAACACGAGAAGAACG GTGACAAAATCATTGCCACTGTGTATGTGAATGGAGGGTCTGTTGCCTCTGCCTCTTCAGATAATAAAGTGAATGCAAAACTTCATGCTGCCGAGGCCGCATTGTGTATATTAACGCGGCCAAACACCAACGAACATATTTATGGTGATTATAATGAAGACACTGAGATTGAAGGCGCCAAGCAAAAAATATATGGACTTTGCAACAAAAGAAAGTGGCCAAAGCCGAGTTACAG GGTTGAACAAGAGGGTCCTGCGCATGCTAGAATATACATATCATCTGTGCAAGTTCATGCTTCCGATGGTGAACTTCTAGTGAAGGGTAATAAGAGGTCTAGAGTAAAAGATGCAGAGAACTCTGCTGCCTCAAAGATGTATTACCGTTTGCAAAAATCTGGACATATATGA
- the LOC122590696 gene encoding uncharacterized protein LOC122590696, producing the protein MDADQLWTHLPKGMRETAKAVLGETRGTGSQRKGGRESWWISEEVQTKAKKIVAIAKERAYEELYKKLDSKEGKNDIFIIAKARERKRRDLGDVIYIKDESGRSIVKVEDIRKTWEEYFASLFHRRESGRSEGGIDHSTHSDICCDDDDTPRISQEEVRLALKKMGRNKATGPDQIPIEVWRCLGDVGISLLTSLFNKIWTSAKMPEEWRLSEVIPIYKNKGDVQSCRNYRGIKLLSHTMKLWERVIEMRLRRVTNVAENQFSFMPGRSTMEAIHITRSLMEKYRERQKALNCAFLDLEKAYDGTDS; encoded by the exons ATGGATGCTGATCAGTTGTGGACACACTTGCCAAAGGGTATGAGGGAGACGGCAAAGGCGGTACTAGGGGAAACAAGAGGGACAGGTAGTCAGCGGAAAGGGGGTAGGGAATCTTGGTGGATCAGTGAAGAGGTCCAGACCAAG GCAAAGAAGATTGTAGCTATAGCAAAAGAAAGAGCGTACGAAGAACTATATAAGAAACTAGACTCCAAGGAAGGCAAAAACGATATATTCATAATTGCTAAAGCAAGGGAGAGAAAACGTAGGGATTTAGGAGACGTCATCTATATTAAGGATGAAAGCGGAAGAAGCATTGTGAAGGTGGAAGACATTAGGAAAACATGGGAAGAGTACTTCGCCAGCCTATTTCATAGGAGAGAGTCGGGGCGAAGTGAAGGAGGAATCGATCACAGTACTCACTCAGACATATGCTGCGACGACGACGATACTCCGAGGATCAGCCAAGAGGAAGTAAGGCTCGCCCTAAAGAAGATGGGGAGAAACAAAGCAACAGGTCCAGACCAAATTCCTATCGAGGTATGGAGATGCTTGGGAGATGTGGGGATAAGCTTGCTGACAAGCCTTTTCAACAAGATTTGGACAAGTGCAAAAATGCCAGAAGAATGGAGACTTAGCGAGGTCATACCTATCTATAAGAATAAGGGGGACGTACAGAGTTGTAGAAACTATAGGGGCATTAAACTCCTAAGTCATACCATGAAGCTATGGGAGAGAGTGATAGAGATGAGGCTTAGAAGGGTTACAAATGTGGCAGAGAACCAATTCAGTTTTATGCCAGGTAGGTCGACAATGGAGGCTATTCACATCACCAGAAGCCTTATGGAGAAGTATAGGGAAAGACAAAAAGCACTAAACTGTGCCTTCCTAGATTTGGAAAAGGCATACGATGGTACAGACAGCTGA
- the LOC122590672 gene encoding GDP-L-galactose phosphorylase 1-like translates to MLRIKRVPTILSNYQKDDSEEGGGGGGGCGRNCLRKCCLPGAKLPLYAFPKSNKDANDQLPFAFLDSLLLGEWEDRMQRGLFRYDVTACETKVIPGKHGFIAQLNEGRHLKKRPTEFQVDKVLQPFDENKFNFTKVGQEEVLFQFEPSGDSQVHFYPNALIDVDKSPSVVAINVSPIEYGHVLLIPRILECLPQRIDHDSLELALYMAREAGSPYFRLGYNSLGAFATINHLHFQAYYLAVPFPIEKAATKKITAFSGGVEISEILNYPVRGLVFEGGNSVEELSKGVTDTCICLQDNNIPYNVLISECGRRIFVLPQCYAEKQALGEVNAELLDTQVNPAVWEISGHMVLKRKEDYEGASEQKAWRLLAEVSLSEERFQEVIAIIFEAISCAVIEKKLAEDEAQNADESGVLNSNPQAGIVTGKHECLVQY, encoded by the exons ATGCTGAGGATTAAAAGGGTTCCCACCATTCTTTCCAACTACCAAAAAGATGACTCTGAAGAAGgaggcggcggcggtggtggttgtGGTCGTAATTGTCTTAGAAAATGCTGCCTTCCAG GAGCTAAGCTACCGTTGTATGCTTTTCCAAAATCCAACAAGGATGCCAATGATCAGCTCCCCTTTGCTTTCTTGGACTCTCTTCTTCTAGGAGAG TGGGAGGATCGAATGCAGAGGGGGCTTTTTCGCTACGATGTTACTGCCTGCGAAACCAAG GTGATTCCAGGCAAACACGGGTTTATTGCTCAGCTGAACGAGGGCCGTCACCTCAAGAAACGTCCCACCGAGTTCCAAGTCGATAAGGTTCTGCAGCCCTTTGATGAGAACAAGTTCAACTTTACCAAAGTAGGCCAGGAGGAGGTGCTCTTCCAGTTTGAACCAAGCGGTGACAGTCAAGTTCACTTCTATCCAAACGCACTGATCGATGTGGACAAATCACCAAGTGTTGTTGCTATCAAT GTTAGCCCCATTGAATATGGGCATGTGCTTCTGATTCCTCGAATTCTTGAGTGCTTACCTCAAAGGATTGATCACGATAGTTTAGAGCTTGCTCTGTACATGGCACGTGAGGCTGGAAGTCCGTACTTTCGTCTTGGATACAATAGCTTGGGCGCATTTGCTACTATCAATCACCTACACTTCCAG GCTTACTACTTGGCTGTGCCATTTCCGATTGAGAAGGCAGCAACTAAAAAGATTACCGCTTTTAGCGGTGGGGTCGAGATCTCTGAAATTCTTAACTATCCTGTAAGAGGTCTCGTCTTTGAGGGTGGAAATTCTGTTGAAGAACTATCCAAGGGTGTGACTGACACCTGCATATGCCTTCAAGATAACAACATACCTTACAATGTACTCATCTCAGAATGTGGTAGACGCATCTTTGTTCTTCCACAG TGTTATGCAGAGAAGCAGGCTTTGGGAGAAGTGAATGCTGAGCTTCTAGATACTCAGGTGAACCCTGCTGTGTGGGAAATCAGTGGACACATGGTGTTGAAAAGGAAGGAGGACTATGAAGGGGCATCTGAGCAAAAAGCTTGGAGACTTCTTGCAGAGGTTTCTTTATCTGAAGAAAGGTTTCAAGAAGTGATAGCCATCATCTTTGAGGCCATTTCATGTGCTGTTATTGAGAAGAAATTGGCGGAGGATGAGGCGCAAAATGCTGATGAAAGTGGTGTTCTTAACAGCAACCCCCAAGCAGGTATTGTGACTGGGAAGCATGAATGCCTAGTTCAATACTAG
- the LOC122591822 gene encoding pyridoxal phosphate homeostasis protein-like → MAAQAVEGAAVTALRSVFHRVRQAAERSGRHAEDVRVIAVSKTKPPSLIRQVYDAGHRCFGENYVQEFIEKAPQLPEDIEWHFIGHLQSNKAKSLLAAVPNLSRVHGVDNLKIANHLDRAVSSIGRKPLAVMVQVNTSGEISKSGIEPASCVELVKHVKFNCPNLVFSGLMTIGMPDYTSTPENFKSLSRCKLEICKELGMPENQCELSMGMSGDFELAIEMGSTNVRIGSTIFGPRDYSKKQQQQ, encoded by the exons ATGGCAGCTCAAGCTGTGGAGGGTGCAGCAGTTACAGCTCTTCGATCCGTTTTTCACCGTGTTCGGCAAGCGGCAGAGAGGTCCGGGCGTCACGCTGAAGATGTTCGGGTGATAGCCGTTAGCAAGACCAAACCCCCGTCTCTTATCCGCCAAGTCTATGATGCTGGTCACCGCTGTTTTGGTGAAAACTATGTCCAAGAATTCATTGAAAAGGCCCCTCAG CTTCCAGAAGATATTGAGTGGCACTTTATTGGGCATTTACAGAGCAATAAGGCTAAATCTTTACTTG CTGCTGTACCAAATCTTTCAAGGGTACATGGTGTCGATAACTTGAAG ATAGCAAATCATCTTGATCGTGCGGTTTCAAGCATAGGAAGAAAGCCCTTGGCTGTTATGGTCCAAGTGAATACAAGTGGAGAAATAT CAAAATCTGGCATCGAGCCAGCAAGTTGTGTGGAGCTAGTGAAGCATGTTAAATTTAACTGCCCAAACCTTGTCTTTTCTGGTTTAATGACTATTGGAATGCCAGATTACACATCCACTCCAGAGAACTTTAAG AGTCTATCGAGATGTAAGCTTGAGATCTGCAAGGAACTTGGGATGCCTGAAAACCAGTGTGAACTTTCAATGGGCATGTCTGGCGACTTTGAACTTGCG ATCGAAATGGGAAGTACAAATGTAAGGATTGGATCAACTATTTTTGGACCAAGggattattcaaagaaacagcAGCAGCAATAA